ACCGATGGGCTGACACCCCAACGACTGAGTGAAATACACGCCACCCCCAAACACCATGACCTCCTGCCTCAAGACCCTGGGGATTGATGTGAGGCTGTGGGGAAGGGCTCACTGGTTCACTGGAATGACCAAGTCTCAAGAGGCAGTGGGATCAGGTGGGACAGGGCCAGTGGGTGCAGGATGCAAAAGAAGCATTACCAGCATGACTTTCCGTTCAGAAACCTTTATTGGTCCCTATGTGTCTTGCAAGGGGAAGGGTCTTGGAGCGCTGGGACCTGGGGTCCATCTGGGAGTTGGGGGCTTGCCTATGAGAGCAGAGAAGCAAGAGGCCAGAGTCAGGAGCTCCAGGAGTAGGAGAGCAAGCGAGGGTGTCTCATCCTCTGGTGGCAGCACGGCACAgataggccaggtgcagtggccctcTTCAGTGCCAGGGCATCTATAAGGAAGGACAAGTGGGGGCAGTAAGGACAAGCCCTCACCCTGTCTGGCACAGCCTGCTTCCCCTGGCAGCCCCACTCTCCACCTCTCACCTTGGCTGGGCTTGGTGGGTACCTGGCCTTGTGGGCATCGTCATTCAGTAAAGACCTCACCAGGCAAGAACGGCGGTGGGAGAAGGTCTCGAAGCTCTTCCTGCCGTGGTAGGCCCCCATACCACTGTGCCCTGTGGGAGGAGCTTGCTCAGAGCCAGGATTCCACCCCCAAGTTGTGCCTACAAGCCTCTAGGGCCCCTTTTCCGAGCCTCCTACAGGTGAACCTTAGGATTTCTTCCTGGGCATCCATACTGGGGACAATATAGAGAGTGCCAGCTATGCCACTAAAAGAGGTTAAGACCCTTGACTTGGGGTCTTCATGGAACAGATTAGTGCACTAGGGATGCATTAGTGCTCCAAGGCCAAAGTCAGAAGGCCAAATAGGAGAGGTAAGTGGGAATCTATGGCTCCTGGCTGCTGATGGACTGCCTGGCCTTGTGGGAACCCTGGGCAGGGGGGAAGCAGGTGGGCTGAGAGCCAGTCCTAGACTCACCCACGCCCCCGAAGGGCAGAGAGTGCACAGTGATGTGTACGATGACGTCGTTGGCTGTCACCCCGCCACTTGATGTCTCTGAGATCATCTTCTTAATCACCTGTATGAGGACCAAGCTGCTGATTATCCACTCCTGCTGAGAGGATGCAGAGCGCTTCCCTTCCTGTTCTGTCTCAGCCACGTTCTGGAGCCACAAGGTCAGAGGCAGCAGAGGCATAGCTACCTACTATCTCATCAGCCCTTCCCAAGTATCACATGGCCCTCAGTACCACCTGGGGAGATGGTATGAACAACAGCTCCGATGACCAGGTGATGCTACTGTCTTCCTAGATACTTCTTAAAGACAAGGCTAAAGAGGTTCAGAAGGTCTAATGTCTTTCCCAATGTCACACAGTCAATGAACTAGGAAGCTATAATTTGAATTCAGGCCGGTGGATCCCTGGATCCTACTTGCATGTGACGGCTGTGCCCAGAAGCCCCAGGACCCAGGTTGGAGGACTATCGGCTCACATTGTTATTGTTGGAGAAGACATAGAGAGCCAGGGGCTTCTCACGCTGGTTGATGAACTGGATGGCTTCCTCCAGGCTGCGCACGCACACGATGGGCATCACTGGTCCAAAGATTTCCTCTTGCATCACCTGGGACTGGGGGTCCACATCCGTGAGGATGGTGGGGGCTGAGGTGGGAGAGGAGCCAGAGTTAGTGCTGAGAACCCCCTTCCACCCAGCCAGCATGTCTGACTCCTGCTTCTACTCTTTCCCAGAGGATGCTGCCCAGTGTTAGGGAAGGGGATGGATGAGAAGCTGAAGAGCTCTTCCCATGATCCATGCACCTCCTGGGGTCCATCATTGGGCTATTCTGAATTAACCTACATGGGAGTAATGGGGCAGGCACAGCAGCTGGAAGGATACAAGTATCTCCTTCTGTCTCTTCAACAAATTGGGGTCCAAATGGATCTCATCTGGTGACCCAATCCTAGGCACCAGGGGTTCTTATTATGACCTCTACTGTCCCCATCATCGACTGGCGTGCCGAGTTGAGAGGGAGCTGAAGCCCCTCTCTCTGGTCTTGTGGGAGATGGGCTTCTGGGGCTGGAATGGGGCTTCTTGGGAGGCATGGTCAGCCTTGCCTACTGAGGGCACCAGCGTCTCCCCAAGCCCATTGGTGAGAATAATCTATGCTCATCAGAGGGCTCTGCCTGGTGGTCAAGTATCTGAGCTATTTTCTGTGAACTTAGTGGGAACCTTGGAGGACCATACGCACCTATGTAGCGGGAGGCCATGTCTCCAGTGCCTCCATGGGCCACTTTCTGGCCCTCAATTAGCCCCATGACCCTCTGGAAGTGCCGGGCATTAATGATCCTTCCATAGTCACGTGACTTCTTGGCATCTTCCCCATAGAACTCCTGAGAAGAGATGGGAGGCTTCAGGGAAGGACAAAGACCCTGGTCATAGTCAAAGGCTTCCAAGCCACATGTCAGCAGACTGGGTGATGGGATTCTGGgtgcagaggttttttttttttttttttttaatgctttttaaactttctgaAACGGtatctattgtgtgtgtgtattccttgAATGATCAGAAGAAAGGAGCGATTTGCTCAAGTCGAGAAGTCATTCCTGGTGTCACGCCCACCTCCTGCCTCACAGCTCCCACGCTCAGGCTCCAGGGCCCTATACTCACTTTCAGAGACTTCTTTAGTTTCTCCACGATTTGGTGCTGGATTGAGGGGTCACAAAGGATGTAATCTGGGGCCACACAGGTCTGGCCACTGTTCATGAATTTCCCCCAGGCGATGCGTCTGTGAAAATTCCAGGGTGGATTATGTCCCGCAGGCCATGGGAAGATTCCCAAGAAGGCAGGCCTTATTCCGTGCGcgcagggtcaaggcatagtggGCTTAGCCACAGGCTGTGGAGTGGTCACAGTGAGTCTTTCTAAGCAGCCCACTCACTTCTGGACACTGGGCTGAGAGCGCCTTCTGGAGCCAATGGGTGCTAAACTCATTGGTGGCAGGTGGGGAGTTTCTGGGGGATATCTGGGGTTGGTGGGCTTTGTGCCTCTAGGATCAGCCTTTGTGGCCAGGTGTTACCTCTACttgcaccccccaccccatctcaAAGGACCACATATGTGGTGCACAGAGGTGGCCAGAGCCCTGGCTCAGGTCGGAAGGTCAAGATACAAGTCCTGCCTTGGACTCTGAGTGTCAGCCATTCTTCTCATGGGTCACAATCTCAGCTCAATTATGGCAGAGAGCTGGTCAGGGCCAACTTCTTTGTGCCCTGAACACCCCACACTTGTTTTTCTTACAGTCTCTGCTTGGACTATTGCCTTCACTATGATGTCCACAGAGTGGTCAGAGCTCTGCCTAGAACTCTCTTCCTCTAGGAAGCCTTCCTGGACTCAATGCACCTTTTCTGTGAATGAGGTTCCTTTCCAGCTTCTACTACCGCCCACCCCCCACTGCCCCCAAGCTCCTGCTGAGGACTACTGGCCCATTGGGGAAAGAGCCCATTTGTACTATTCAGAGCAGAACTGCAGTACTTAGCCTGCAGCCTGGATGTGCTAGAGACAGCAGAAGGAATGGCCTCCTCACCGGCAGGCCACATCCAGATTGCAATCCTTGTCCACATAGCAGGGGCTCTTTCCTCCCAGTTCCAGTGTGACAGGAGTCAGGTGCTTGGCAGCAGCTGTCATAACAATCTTCCCTACGCCCGTGCTGCCCGTGTAGAAGATGTGGTCAAATCTCTCCTTGAGCACCTCTGTGGTCTCAGGGACACCCCCATTTATCACTGGGTACAGTTCCTTTCATgcaagaagagaagaaaggctCAGCCAAGACCAACTCCCTCCTCACCCCTGCATGTAAGGCCATGGCTGAGACCAGTGGTCCTGTGGCCCAGCAACTCACACCCCACCCTGGCTGGCCACTGGCAAGTAGAGCTCCCCATGAGGGCTCAGAGACTTTCTGTTCATCCCAGCAGGAGAGGGAAGCTCCTGGGAGCTATCCTTCCCCAACCTGAGGCTTGCTCAAGCCCCAAAGACCTGACCTCAAACAGTTATCTTTGAGCCCTGGAGGGTCCCTTACCTTATCTATGTACTGAGGGAGGATGGTGGCAAGCAGGTTTGCCATGTTCTCACTCAGCTCTGAgggtttgagaaccactgcattCCCTGCAAAGTAAACAGACTTAGCGCCACACCAGGCCACCCCAAATGCTCTTCTCTCCTATCGACCAACCCTGGAGCCTTCCTTCCAACATCCATGTCCTCAGAGGCGTGGAGGGAAGACTTGTAGGCACATGCACAAGCACATAAACTTGCAATACACACAAGGCATAGGCTGAGGAGCACGCATGAGCAGATGCCACAGGAACAAACACaggcacacaggtgcacacataGGCTCATGCTGGCTAGAACTGCAGCACCTTCCCTTCTGCAATTgctgggaggctgggagagggaaAGGACAAAGGAGAGGGAGATGCTCTTAGGCTGGTTGGGAGAGTAGTGTTAGCCCCTCCTGGTCGATTTAGCTGAGAGTTACCCTAGCCACCCACACACATGAACAGGTGGAAGCTGTTCTCGTGGTCATCTGCATCTGACCGGCCTTGGATGCAGGTACCTGGAGGCCTAAACTAAATGGTTTTGTCTCCACAGCCTCCTGTGAAAGTCACATCAATCCACTGTCTGCCACCAGGTCTCCTCTTTCCCCAGGCCTGAGCCCCTCTTGGAACGGAGCCTCTAGTACCTGCAGCAATGGCGCCCGCCATGGGCTGGACAACGAGGTTGAAGGGGTAGTTCCAGGTGCCAATGATGAGGACCACTCCCAGGGGCTCCGAGTGGATGTAGGACTCATCCTGCTGGGTCTCAGGAGTCTTTTCCACAGGCTCATCCTTGACCCACTCATGGAGATTCTTGATCATATACGCAATCTCCTCCAGAACGTACCCCACCTCCTCACCGTAGGCGGTCCATTCATTCTGTGGTGAAGACACCGTGTAAGCTCCTAGCCCAGAAGCAAGGCCAAGCTTCTGGGAGTGCAAGCTAGGCATTCCCAGTCCTTAGTTGCCAGGGCAATGGGAGTTGTACACCATGGGTTCCCCAGCCCAGGTGGGGGACCAGGAAGACAGAGTacatgggggttgggggagaAACAGAGGTGAGGGTCTAACAGGAGTGGTGGATCTAACTTCTGCTGGATTGGGGGCTCTGGCAGGGAGAGGGCTGGTGACTGAAAGAAAAAGCCAGGCCTGGATGGAGGAGACAGATTTGAGGGTCATTAGTGAGTTGGTGTGTGTAGTGGGGAGAGGGGGAATTGAGCCATGTGTTGTGTTGTCTGGGAAAGTTTATGGGTCAAAATAAGACCTGAACCTAGGAAGGAGCCCTCTTAAGACCACCCTGAAGAAATAGGGACAGTGAGATGGCTTCCCAAGAGAGTCAGAAGAGAAGCCAGGAGACAAGGTGACAGAAGGAATAGGCCGGGGACCGAGGGCTTCTCGGGCAGCACAGAGTGAGGAGAGAGGAGGCACAGACAGAAAATATGAGCTTTGGCTGTGAGGTCAAGAGTGAGTTTTCTCGTTTTAGTTTTAAGATGAATAGTCCTGAGCCATCTTCTAAAACTACAGAATAGGGTGGTGGGAAGGCCTTGAGACGGCAGAGGGGTGAGCTCCAAAGATCTGCACCCTGCAGAGGcaccttttctcttctctcaggCAAGAGGGTGGGTGGAAACAGGCTCAGATGAGTTCTGGGCCCTATGGCGAAAGGTTTGTGAATCGAAGGAGTCTCATTCTCTCAGAGTGAGTGAAGGAGCAGCCCCAACCTCCCTGCAGCCACAGGGAGCAGGTGGCCTCCTGGCATCAGCAAGCTGTTCCTTGGCATGGAGAGCCAGGTGTTCCCATGTGGGACTCAGGGCACCAGATGCTCCAGGTGTCATGTAGGAGGAGATTGGTTGGAATGGGTGGTCTTATGTTAAGATCTGGTCAGGATGAAAAAAACTGGTGAAG
This window of the Ictidomys tridecemlineatus isolate mIctTri1 chromosome 3, mIctTri1.hap1, whole genome shotgun sequence genome carries:
- the LOC101970529 gene encoding aldehyde dehydrogenase, dimeric NADP-preferring yields the protein MSKISDVVKRARAAFNSGLTRPLQFRIQQLEALRRMIQERQADITEALAADLHKNEWTAYGEEVGYVLEEIAYMIKNLHEWVKDEPVEKTPETQQDESYIHSEPLGVVLIIGTWNYPFNLVVQPMAGAIAAGNAVVLKPSELSENMANLLATILPQYIDKELYPVINGGVPETTEVLKERFDHIFYTGSTGVGKIVMTAAAKHLTPVTLELGGKSPCYVDKDCNLDVACRRIAWGKFMNSGQTCVAPDYILCDPSIQHQIVEKLKKSLKEFYGEDAKKSRDYGRIINARHFQRVMGLIEGQKVAHGGTGDMASRYIAPTILTDVDPQSQVMQEEIFGPVMPIVCVRSLEEAIQFINQREKPLALYVFSNNNNVIKKMISETSSGGVTANDVIVHITVHSLPFGGVGHSGMGAYHGRKSFETFSHRRSCLVRSLLNDDAHKARYPPSPAKMPWH